Proteins co-encoded in one Halorussus lipolyticus genomic window:
- a CDS encoding PQQ-dependent sugar dehydrogenase, with amino-acid sequence MNRRAYLRTLASAGVVGTTGCLRTAGSEPTTTADEGPQFRIETVTMELEVPWGTAFTPDGDLYLTERPGRVQRVTAENNRKEEVADLTDAVAPRGEGGLLGLAFHPDDADLAYTYQTYEDDSGLANRVVRHRVSEGFDRESVVIDGIPASSIHNGGRIAFGPDGALYVTTGDASRSELAQDRESLAGKVLRLTPEGEAHPDNPFDSRVFTYGHRNPQGLAWRDGTLFVTEHGPATDDEINVLEAGNNYGWPEVKGQSEADEFTDPIAAYTPTIAPGSAAFYRGPIDEWSGDFFFGTLAGTHLHRVRIGENDEVVEQERLLDGKYGRLRTVFTGPDDHLYVTTSNRDGRGTPAPQDDRVLRIQPA; translated from the coding sequence ATGAATCGGCGCGCGTACCTCCGGACGCTGGCGTCGGCGGGAGTGGTCGGGACCACGGGGTGTCTGCGAACCGCCGGGAGCGAACCCACGACCACCGCCGACGAGGGTCCCCAGTTCCGCATCGAAACCGTCACGATGGAACTGGAAGTGCCGTGGGGAACCGCGTTCACCCCCGACGGCGACCTCTATCTCACCGAGCGACCGGGCCGCGTCCAGCGCGTCACCGCCGAGAACAATCGCAAAGAGGAGGTCGCCGACCTCACCGACGCCGTGGCACCGCGGGGCGAGGGCGGCCTGCTGGGGTTGGCCTTCCACCCCGACGACGCCGACCTCGCGTACACCTACCAGACCTACGAGGACGACAGCGGCCTCGCCAACCGGGTCGTTCGCCACCGAGTGTCCGAAGGGTTCGACCGCGAGTCGGTCGTCATCGACGGGATTCCGGCGTCGTCCATCCACAACGGCGGGCGCATCGCGTTCGGTCCCGACGGCGCGCTCTACGTCACGACCGGCGACGCGAGTCGGAGCGAACTCGCCCAAGACCGGGAATCGCTGGCCGGGAAGGTCCTCAGACTGACCCCCGAGGGCGAGGCGCATCCCGACAACCCCTTCGACAGTAGGGTGTTCACCTACGGCCACCGGAACCCGCAGGGGTTGGCGTGGCGCGACGGGACGCTGTTCGTCACCGAACACGGCCCTGCGACCGACGACGAAATCAACGTCCTCGAAGCGGGGAACAACTACGGGTGGCCCGAGGTCAAAGGCCAGAGCGAGGCCGACGAGTTCACCGACCCAATCGCGGCCTACACGCCCACCATCGCGCCGGGAAGCGCGGCGTTCTACCGCGGCCCCATCGACGAGTGGTCGGGCGACTTCTTCTTCGGCACGCTCGCCGGGACCCACCTCCACCGAGTCCGAATCGGCGAGAACGACGAAGTGGTCGAGCAGGAGCGACTCCTCGACGGGAAGTACGGCCGACTCCGGACCGTCTTCACCGGGCCGGACGACCACCTCTACGTCACGACGAGCAACCGAGATGGCCGGGGGACGCCAGCGCCCCAAGACGACCGCGTGCTTCGGATTCAGCCGGCTTGA
- a CDS encoding aryl-sulfate sulfotransferase, which yields MERRRRMRYLAWVALLLGLVLGAQGLAANQGASATSSAEGPYEGHTLVSVQSYGLDGKLLEVDEDNEVVWKYDPPNSRVFDAEQLDDGNFLVAVTTKLPPGECPAEHLVIESDQCIEAKVLELDYETKEVVWEYSWHDEYITHHEVHDVDRLDNGNTAIVDMGNDRAFVVNESGGIVWEWQAEEYLSQGTEFYDEYGGHPDPGGETDWTHMNDIDKLDNGNFQLSVRNFDVVIEVDRETKNITNVVGEPGNHSILNEQHNPYKLRNGTVLVADSGNDRVVELNATTNEMVWQYGGRGLLHWPRDADRLPNGNTLIVDTFNNRVLEINEQGRVVWSYSGVQMPYTADRLSLPEEDHETVPGTELKSRYRRTGTLQSTLKQAEAYAAFVFPAWVKLPELLTIAGMALCGIVFLLELSLTAIRGE from the coding sequence ATGGAGCGACGACGGCGGATGCGGTATCTCGCGTGGGTTGCACTTCTGCTGGGGTTGGTCCTCGGCGCGCAGGGGTTGGCCGCGAATCAGGGGGCCTCGGCCACCTCGTCTGCCGAGGGTCCCTACGAGGGCCACACCCTCGTCAGCGTCCAGAGCTACGGATTGGACGGCAAACTCCTCGAAGTGGACGAGGACAACGAGGTCGTCTGGAAGTACGACCCGCCCAACTCTAGAGTCTTCGACGCCGAGCAGTTGGACGACGGCAACTTTCTGGTCGCGGTGACGACCAAACTCCCGCCCGGCGAGTGCCCCGCCGAACACCTCGTCATCGAGTCCGACCAGTGTATCGAGGCCAAAGTCCTCGAACTCGACTACGAGACCAAGGAGGTCGTCTGGGAGTACTCGTGGCACGACGAGTACATCACCCACCACGAGGTCCACGACGTGGACCGCCTCGACAACGGCAACACCGCCATCGTGGACATGGGCAACGACCGGGCGTTCGTCGTCAACGAGTCGGGCGGCATCGTCTGGGAGTGGCAGGCCGAGGAGTACCTCTCGCAGGGCACCGAGTTCTACGACGAGTACGGCGGCCACCCCGACCCCGGCGGCGAAACCGACTGGACCCACATGAACGACATCGACAAGTTGGACAACGGCAACTTCCAGCTATCGGTCCGGAACTTCGACGTGGTAATCGAAGTTGACCGCGAGACCAAGAACATCACCAACGTCGTGGGCGAACCCGGCAATCACAGTATCCTGAACGAACAGCACAACCCCTACAAACTCCGGAACGGGACGGTGCTGGTCGCCGACTCGGGCAACGACCGAGTGGTCGAATTGAACGCCACGACCAACGAAATGGTCTGGCAGTACGGAGGTCGGGGACTCCTCCACTGGCCCAGAGACGCCGACAGATTGCCAAACGGGAACACTCTCATCGTGGACACGTTCAACAACCGCGTGCTGGAAATCAACGAGCAGGGTCGAGTCGTCTGGTCGTACTCGGGCGTCCAGATGCCCTACACCGCCGACCGACTCTCGCTCCCCGAGGAGGACCACGAGACGGTCCCCGGCACGGAACTGAAAAGTCGGTACCGCAGAACCGGCACCCTCCAGAGTACGCTCAAGCAGGCCGAGGCCTACGCCGCGTTCGTCTTCCCGGCGTGGGTGAAACTGCCGGAACTGCTGACCATCGCGGGGATGGCCCTGTGTGGAATCGTCTTCCTCCTCGAACTGAGCCTAACCGCGATTCGCGGTGAATAG
- a CDS encoding DUF7577 domain-containing protein, with protein sequence MGVWGWIVLYVLLFSLLQLLIYRYLRSDEDAPLFRSTPPNRETAAIEEVRDLEDRQRSDDPAVVVCPRCGTENQTGYTYCRSCVSPMTAR encoded by the coding sequence ATGGGCGTTTGGGGCTGGATAGTGCTCTACGTGCTCCTGTTCTCCCTGCTCCAGTTGCTCATCTACCGGTACCTCCGGAGCGACGAGGACGCGCCGCTGTTCCGCTCGACGCCGCCGAATCGGGAGACGGCCGCCATCGAGGAGGTCCGGGACCTCGAAGACCGGCAACGGAGCGACGACCCCGCGGTCGTGGTGTGTCCGCGGTGCGGCACGGAGAACCAGACGGGGTACACCTACTGTCGGAGTTGCGTGAGTCCGATGACCGCGCGATAG
- a CDS encoding Fic family protein encodes MDIEQFQSATTPGELVNSDGRMAFKPAPLPPTIDIEGELFDVFTEATTNVGQLSGIGRRVENPSMLISPFIYKEAVISSEIEGTRVTLSDVYEYEAGRNDPDGPNRNELLEVHNYVKAVFQGIKEMENGIDLNLVRTLHNTLMSGVRGENKQPGDFRDTQVYIGGRGEDARFVPPPPSVVPYAMQNLETYLQTGGTYHPLVDLGLVHYQFETVHPFRDGNGRMGRLLIMLMMCERGLLPEPYLYPSSYFNRNREEYTDRLLAVSRDGAWKAWLIFFLKGISRQAQEAFSRASELLDLRDEYRDIYQDEANSVSQLAEEVFTKPYLTVNEAEEILDMSYQAANKAVGRLEDDGVLEEITGRSRNRVFRAKEVFKVIEKPVDELKYSL; translated from the coding sequence ATGGATATAGAGCAGTTTCAGTCTGCTACGACTCCCGGTGAGCTAGTAAATTCGGATGGGAGAATGGCATTCAAGCCTGCTCCGCTCCCTCCGACAATCGATATTGAAGGAGAACTATTCGATGTTTTCACAGAAGCGACGACAAATGTTGGACAATTGAGTGGTATCGGTAGACGGGTCGAAAATCCGAGTATGCTCATCAGTCCGTTCATCTACAAAGAGGCGGTTATTTCTTCGGAAATCGAGGGTACGCGAGTAACATTGTCGGACGTTTACGAGTACGAAGCAGGACGGAACGACCCTGATGGGCCAAACCGAAATGAATTATTGGAGGTCCATAACTACGTCAAAGCCGTCTTTCAGGGAATCAAAGAAATGGAAAACGGTATCGACCTAAATCTCGTCCGCACTCTCCACAACACGCTCATGAGCGGAGTGCGGGGAGAAAACAAGCAACCCGGTGACTTTCGAGATACACAGGTATATATCGGTGGGCGGGGCGAAGATGCCCGGTTCGTGCCGCCACCACCGTCCGTAGTACCGTATGCGATGCAGAACTTGGAAACGTATCTCCAGACTGGCGGCACGTATCATCCACTAGTGGACCTCGGATTGGTTCACTATCAGTTTGAGACAGTTCACCCGTTCCGGGACGGAAACGGGCGAATGGGACGGTTGCTAATCATGCTTATGATGTGCGAACGCGGGTTGCTTCCAGAGCCATATCTGTACCCGAGTTCCTATTTCAATCGTAACCGGGAGGAGTACACCGACCGGTTGTTGGCTGTCAGCCGAGATGGTGCGTGGAAGGCGTGGCTAATCTTCTTCCTCAAGGGTATTTCTCGACAGGCCCAAGAGGCGTTCAGCAGAGCATCTGAACTACTTGACCTTCGAGATGAGTACCGGGACATATATCAAGACGAAGCAAATTCCGTATCGCAACTCGCAGAAGAAGTGTTCACAAAACCGTATCTCACGGTAAACGAAGCTGAGGAAATACTTGACATGAGCTATCAGGCCGCGAATAAGGCGGTTGGTCGCTTGGAGGACGATGGCGTATTAGAAGAAATCACCGGCCGAAGCCGGAACCGTGTGTTTCGGGCGAAAGAAGTTTTCAAGGTGATAGAGAAGCCGGTAGACGAGCTAAAGTACAGCCTCTGA